A section of the Lodderomyces beijingensis strain CBS 14171 genome assembly, chromosome: 2 genome encodes:
- a CDS encoding mitochondrial 54S ribosomal protein bL31m has protein sequence MKQFIQVRYRSVSMAGEVHLSSRRVMRKIQQGRARPAIFYQFDSLVELSDGSVISRRSPAPKDEIRMINDQRNSVLWNPHRADLDTLDLTATGKIGKFKARFGQFGGEQHEGDEKLFSLMAENAEEITTGKLYDKRADYKRLK, from the coding sequence ATGAAACAGTTCATACAGGTCAGGTACAGGTCGGTGTCAATGGCCGGAGAGGTCCACTTGTCCTCCCGCAGAGTGATGCGCAAGATCCAGCAAGGCCGGGCCAGGCCCGCTATATTCTACCAGTTCGACTCCCTAGTAGAGCTCAGCGATGGCTCGGTCATTTCGAGGAGGTCGCCCGCACCCAAGGATGAAATCCGGATGATCAACGATCAAAGAAACAGCGTGCTTTGGAACCCGCACAGGGCCGACTTGGAcacgttggacttgactgccacgggcaagattggcaagttcaaagccCGGTTTGGCCAGTTTGGTGGGGAGCAACACGAGGGAGACGAGAAATTGTTCAGCTTGATGGCGGAGAATGCCGAGGAGATCACCACTGGGAAGTTGTATGATAAGAGAGCAGACTACAAGCGGTTGAAATAG